One window of Flavobacterium ammonificans genomic DNA carries:
- a CDS encoding pseudouridine synthase has product MSTTRGGGRTNSSRPSSNKPTRARGERSGAKPAMQKRAQGPKKAKINTKVAEVEANKVVKKPNQAPKRSKAADEIRLNKYIANSGVCSRRDADIYIQSGNVKVNGVPVTEMGYLVKITDTVNFDGVLLTPEKKEYILLNKPKNFTTALDEGQEFRNVLELVRGATTAKIGAVGRMDKNTTGLLLFTNDTDMIRKFTLPNQKSSKIYQVSLDKNLKYEDLEKISKGLVLDGHRVFVEEVSYIDNEPKSEIGLKLRSSNVKVVRSIFEHFDYNVLRIDRVAFAGLTKKNLPRGNWRMLTEQEIINLKNV; this is encoded by the coding sequence ATGAGTACTACCAGAGGAGGCGGAAGAACCAATAGTTCTAGACCGAGTTCAAATAAGCCCACCCGAGCCAGAGGCGAACGGAGCGGAGCTAAACCTGCCATGCAAAAGCGTGCGCAAGGTCCTAAAAAGGCTAAAATCAATACCAAAGTAGCCGAAGTGGAAGCTAATAAAGTGGTTAAAAAACCAAATCAAGCGCCAAAAAGATCCAAAGCAGCTGACGAAATTCGTTTGAATAAATACATTGCCAATTCAGGCGTTTGTTCGCGTCGTGATGCGGATATTTACATCCAATCAGGAAACGTAAAAGTAAATGGCGTTCCTGTAACTGAAATGGGGTATTTAGTAAAAATTACCGATACAGTTAATTTTGACGGAGTGCTTTTAACTCCAGAGAAAAAAGAATACATCTTGTTGAACAAACCTAAAAATTTCACTACAGCTTTAGACGAAGGTCAAGAGTTTCGTAATGTTTTAGAATTAGTTCGCGGTGCAACTACAGCAAAAATTGGAGCGGTAGGTAGAATGGACAAAAATACAACGGGATTGTTATTGTTTACTAATGACACCGATATGATTAGAAAGTTTACTTTACCTAATCAAAAGTCATCAAAAATATACCAAGTTTCCTTAGATAAAAACTTGAAATACGAAGATTTAGAAAAAATTAGCAAGGGTTTAGTTTTAGATGGACACCGAGTATTTGTTGAAGAAGTAAGTTATATCGACAACGAACCTAAAAGTGAAATCGGTCTAAAATTACGTTCTTCAAATGTAAAGGTGGTGCGTTCTATTTTTGAGCACTTTGATTACAATGTATTGCGAATTGATCGTGTGGCTTTTGCTGGTTTAACCAAAAAGAATTTACCACGAGGCAATTGGAGAATGCTTACGGAACAAGAAATTATCAATTTGAAAAACGTATAA
- a CDS encoding TspO/MBR family protein: MNKVTRIAIVVVICLVVGYVSGMVTRASITTWYPTLVKPSFNPPNWIFAPVWTSLYIMMGIAAGLVWNQIGSNKEMVVKALRFFALQLVLNALWSYLFFGLHNLMLATIEVVLLWLMIFETYSQFAKINKTASYLLLPYLAWVSFASILTASIWWLNK, encoded by the coding sequence ATGAATAAAGTTACTCGTATTGCAATTGTTGTCGTTATTTGTTTAGTAGTGGGGTATGTATCTGGGATGGTTACTCGTGCATCCATAACGACTTGGTATCCTACTTTAGTAAAACCAAGCTTTAATCCGCCCAATTGGATTTTTGCACCTGTTTGGACATCTTTGTACATCATGATGGGTATTGCTGCAGGCCTAGTTTGGAATCAAATAGGTTCAAATAAAGAAATGGTTGTTAAAGCGCTACGTTTTTTTGCTTTACAGTTGGTATTAAATGCGCTTTGGTCGTATTTGTTTTTTGGATTGCATAATCTGATGTTGGCAACTATTGAAGTAGTTTTGCTATGGCTTATGATTTTTGAAACCTATTCTCAGTTTGCCAAAATCAACAAAACGGCTAGTTATTTGTTATTGCCGTATTTGGCTTGGGTGAGTTTTGCTTCAATATTAACCGCTAGTATTTGGTGGTTGAATAAATAA
- a CDS encoding saccharopine dehydrogenase family protein has protein sequence MRTVLIFGAGRSASSLIQYLLVKSTEEQLHLVIADLSIELAQKKTNNHPNATPIALNILNELERQKAIQQADIVVSMLPAHLHIEIAKDCILYKKNMVTASYISDEMQALDTVVKENGLLFMNEVGLDPGIDHMSAMKVIDEIKEKGGKMLLFESFCGGLVAPENDTNLWNYKFTWAPRNVVLAGQGGAAKFIQEGTYKYIPYCNVFRRTEFLEVEGFGRFEAYSNRDSLKYRTVYGLEDVLTLYRGTIRRVGFSKAWNMFVQLGMTDDSYTMDGSETMSYRQFTNSFLPYHPTDSVEIKTRLILKIDQDDSMWDKLVELDLFNPNKIVGLKDATPAQILQKILSDSWTLQEQDKDMIVMYHKFGFELNGIKSQIDSKMVSIGENQTYTAMSKTVGLPVAMATLLILNGKINSKGVQLPIMKEVYQPILKELEEYGIVFKEDDVPYLGYNIDQESV, from the coding sequence ATGAGAACGGTTTTAATTTTTGGCGCTGGTAGATCTGCTTCTTCTTTGATTCAATATCTTTTAGTGAAATCAACAGAAGAACAATTGCATTTAGTGATTGCTGATTTATCTATAGAGTTGGCTCAAAAGAAAACGAATAATCATCCTAATGCAACTCCAATTGCTTTGAATATTTTAAATGAGTTGGAACGGCAAAAGGCAATTCAACAGGCTGACATTGTGGTTTCGATGTTGCCTGCGCATTTGCATATTGAGATTGCAAAAGATTGTATTTTGTACAAAAAAAATATGGTTACAGCCTCGTACATCAGTGATGAAATGCAAGCATTAGACACTGTAGTAAAGGAAAATGGATTACTGTTCATGAATGAAGTAGGATTAGATCCAGGGATTGATCATATGAGTGCGATGAAAGTGATTGACGAAATCAAGGAGAAAGGTGGTAAGATGTTGTTGTTTGAATCCTTTTGCGGTGGTCTTGTAGCACCAGAAAACGATACTAATTTATGGAACTATAAATTCACATGGGCACCCCGAAATGTGGTACTTGCAGGTCAAGGCGGTGCGGCTAAATTTATTCAGGAAGGAACTTACAAGTACATTCCATATTGTAATGTGTTTCGCAGAACAGAGTTTTTAGAAGTGGAAGGATTCGGAAGATTTGAAGCGTATTCCAATAGAGATTCGCTAAAATATAGAACTGTTTACGGATTAGAAGATGTGTTAACTTTGTATCGAGGGACTATTCGCAGAGTAGGTTTTTCAAAAGCTTGGAATATGTTTGTTCAATTAGGGATGACAGACGACTCTTATACTATGGATGGATCAGAAACGATGTCTTACCGTCAGTTTACCAATTCATTTTTACCGTATCACCCAACAGATTCAGTTGAGATTAAAACGCGTTTGATTCTTAAAATTGACCAAGATGATAGTATGTGGGATAAATTGGTGGAGTTAGATCTATTCAATCCCAATAAAATTGTCGGATTAAAAGACGCTACTCCAGCTCAAATATTACAAAAAATCCTTTCGGACAGTTGGACACTACAAGAGCAGGATAAAGACATGATTGTGATGTATCACAAATTTGGGTTTGAATTAAATGGAATTAAATCTCAAATTGATTCAAAAATGGTGAGCATAGGCGAAAATCAAACGTATACCGCCATGTCAAAAACAGTCGGGTTGCCAGTAGCTATGGCTACTCTTTTAATTTTAAACGGTAAGATTAATAGTAAAGGAGTGCAGCTCCCAATAATGAAAGAAGTATACCAACCCATTCTAAAAGAACTAGAGGAATATGGTATTGTATTTAAAGAAGACGATGTTCCTTATTTAGGATATAATATAGATCAAGAATCTGTATAA
- a CDS encoding geranylgeranylglycerol-phosphate geranylgeranyltransferase has product MLSRANKLVIKKIISLFSVVRGYNIPIIILAQYLSAIFILAPEKRALNVLFDFHLFILVFASSLAIASGYIINNFYDSRKDLINRPNKSMLDRFVSQKTKLNVYFSLNFIVALMALFVSWRAFLFFSVYIFLIWLYSHKIKKQPLIGNLMSAFLAVLPFFAILLYYYNQIPFEEIENYSSQLAVIFAHASFLFLLLLIREMIKDLENLKGDLANNYKTIPIVYGENTAKKIITALALCTVLPVYILIEIYDVGYMDIYFYGCLIVLIFFLLSLQKAITKEAFLRLHNLLKFLIVAGVFCIVLINPEVLWHGKRLFF; this is encoded by the coding sequence ATGCTAAGCAGAGCGAACAAATTGGTGATTAAGAAAATTATCAGCTTGTTCTCTGTGGTAAGAGGCTATAATATTCCCATTATCATTCTGGCTCAGTATTTATCAGCTATATTTATTTTGGCTCCTGAGAAAAGAGCATTAAATGTACTTTTCGATTTCCATTTATTTATTTTAGTATTTGCCTCTTCATTAGCTATTGCTTCGGGCTATATCATTAATAATTTTTACGACAGTCGTAAGGATTTAATTAATCGCCCCAACAAATCGATGTTGGATCGATTTGTAAGTCAAAAAACAAAATTAAACGTCTATTTTTCACTCAATTTCATTGTAGCTTTAATGGCGTTATTTGTTTCTTGGCGCGCTTTTTTATTCTTTTCGGTGTATATTTTCCTGATTTGGTTGTATTCTCACAAAATCAAAAAGCAACCACTAATTGGTAATTTAATGTCGGCTTTTTTAGCGGTTTTGCCTTTTTTTGCCATCCTTTTGTATTATTACAACCAAATCCCTTTTGAAGAAATTGAAAACTACAGCAGTCAATTGGCGGTCATTTTTGCACACGCAAGCTTCCTGTTTTTGTTATTGCTTATTCGAGAAATGATTAAAGATTTAGAAAACCTAAAAGGCGATTTAGCTAATAATTACAAAACCATTCCAATTGTTTACGGTGAAAATACTGCTAAAAAAATTATAACTGCTTTGGCTTTATGCACTGTGCTTCCTGTCTATATTTTAATTGAAATTTATGATGTGGGTTATATGGATATTTACTTTTACGGTTGCTTAATCGTATTGATTTTCTTTTTATTATCCTTACAAAAAGCAATTACCAAAGAAGCATTTCTTCGATTACACAACCTACTTAAATTTTTAATTGTAGCAGGCGTTTTTTGTATTGTACTTATTAATCCTGAAGTGCTTTGGCACGGAAAACGATTGTTTTTTTGA
- a CDS encoding M3 family metallopeptidase produces the protein MNPFFQSYNTPFNVPPFEQIKNEHFKPAILEGIKRNAAEIDAIANNTAAPTFENTILAMENAGELLSNVNTVFSNLNSAHTNKEIQTIAKEVSPNLSAHRDNIYLNEKLFARVKALWDKKETLGLNLEQAKILENAYKDFVRSGANLSSSEKETLRKINGDLSLLSLKYGQNILAETNKYQLVITDKKDLTGLPQSVIDAAAADAKAKGKAGSWVFTLANSSVMPFLQYSANRKLRQEIWNAYQTRANHDDEMDNKSNAIQLANLRGQKARLLGYASHSNYVLEESMAKTPENVNKLLNDLWKPALEKAKVEAADIQKMMAKDGIKEAVQPYDWRYYTEKIRKERFDLDEQELSPYFSLENVRNGAFQVAQKLYGLQFKELKDIPKYHEAVTAFEVLEADGTHVGVLYTDFHPRESKRGGAWMTSYSAQKTENGVRKAPVVSIVCNFTKPTENKPALLTFDEVSTLFHEFGHSLHGLLSNVTYKSLAGTSVPRDFVELPSQIMENWAAEDEVLKMFAKHYQTGAVIPDALIAKLKKAGTFDQGFGTTEYLAASLLDLAYHSQTKDITIDANTFEKQAMNKIGLIESIIPRYRSTYFSHIFSGGYSSGYYSYIWSGVLDTDAFEAFKVTTLFNPEKAKSFRKNVLEKGGTEDPMVLYKRFRGAEPSIEPLLRKRGLDKKEETPLKKIKG, from the coding sequence ATGAATCCATTTTTTCAGTCGTACAACACCCCATTTAACGTTCCTCCTTTTGAACAAATTAAAAACGAACATTTTAAACCGGCTATTTTAGAAGGAATTAAAAGAAATGCCGCCGAGATTGATGCGATTGCAAACAATACAGCCGCACCTACTTTTGAAAACACCATTTTAGCCATGGAAAATGCGGGAGAATTATTGTCTAATGTCAATACGGTTTTCTCTAATTTGAATTCGGCACATACCAATAAAGAAATTCAAACCATTGCTAAAGAAGTTTCACCTAATTTATCGGCGCACCGCGATAACATTTATTTGAATGAAAAATTATTTGCAAGAGTTAAAGCACTTTGGGACAAAAAAGAAACCTTAGGATTGAACTTGGAGCAAGCTAAAATTTTAGAGAATGCATACAAAGACTTTGTTCGTTCAGGTGCTAATTTGTCTTCTTCAGAGAAAGAAACACTTCGAAAAATTAACGGCGATTTGTCTTTATTGAGTTTGAAATACGGTCAAAATATTTTGGCAGAGACTAATAAATACCAATTAGTAATTACCGATAAAAAAGATTTAACAGGACTTCCTCAAAGTGTCATTGATGCTGCTGCTGCAGACGCCAAAGCAAAAGGAAAAGCCGGAAGCTGGGTATTTACTCTAGCCAATTCTAGCGTGATGCCTTTCTTGCAGTACAGTGCTAACAGAAAATTGCGTCAAGAGATTTGGAACGCTTATCAAACTCGTGCCAATCACGATGATGAAATGGATAATAAATCAAACGCTATTCAGTTAGCCAATCTTCGTGGACAAAAAGCCCGTTTGTTAGGCTATGCTTCACATTCTAATTATGTTCTAGAAGAATCGATGGCTAAAACGCCAGAAAATGTCAATAAATTATTGAATGATTTGTGGAAACCTGCTTTAGAAAAAGCGAAGGTGGAAGCTGCCGACATTCAAAAAATGATGGCTAAAGACGGAATCAAAGAAGCAGTACAACCTTACGATTGGAGGTATTATACAGAGAAAATCAGAAAAGAACGTTTTGATTTAGACGAGCAAGAATTGAGTCCGTATTTCAGTTTGGAAAATGTAAGAAATGGCGCTTTCCAAGTAGCTCAAAAATTATACGGATTGCAATTTAAAGAATTAAAAGACATTCCAAAATACCACGAAGCAGTAACTGCTTTTGAAGTTCTTGAAGCTGACGGGACTCATGTTGGTGTACTTTATACTGATTTCCACCCACGCGAATCGAAAAGAGGTGGAGCTTGGATGACGTCATATAGCGCGCAAAAAACAGAAAATGGAGTACGTAAAGCCCCTGTGGTTTCTATTGTGTGTAACTTTACTAAGCCAACTGAAAACAAACCCGCTTTATTAACTTTTGATGAAGTGAGTACGCTTTTTCATGAATTTGGACATTCATTGCACGGATTGTTATCTAATGTAACCTACAAAAGTTTAGCGGGAACAAGTGTGCCAAGAGATTTTGTCGAATTGCCTTCGCAAATTATGGAAAACTGGGCTGCAGAAGATGAAGTGTTAAAAATGTTTGCTAAACATTATCAAACAGGAGCAGTCATTCCTGATGCTTTAATTGCGAAATTGAAAAAAGCAGGTACGTTTGATCAAGGTTTTGGAACTACTGAATATCTAGCGGCTTCCTTATTGGATTTGGCATACCACTCACAAACTAAAGACATCACCATTGACGCCAATACTTTCGAAAAACAAGCGATGAATAAAATTGGCTTGATCGAATCTATTATTCCAAGATACAGAAGTACGTACTTTAGTCATATTTTCTCAGGAGGTTATTCTTCAGGATATTATAGCTATATCTGGTCTGGAGTATTAGATACAGATGCTTTTGAAGCGTTTAAAGTGACTACACTTTTCAACCCAGAAAAAGCGAAGTCTTTCCGTAAAAATGTTTTGGAAAAAGGAGGTACAGAAGACCCAATGGTATTGTACAAACGTTTCCGTGGTGCTGAGCCAAGTATCGAACCTTTATTGAGAAAAAGAGGTTTAGATAAGAAAGAAGAAACGCCTCTTAAAAAGATAAAAGGATAA
- a CDS encoding dipeptidase, translated as MENITSYVQENKERFINELIELLKIPSVSADTAYSQDVFDTADAVKVSLEKAGCDLVEICDTPGYPIVYGEKIIDPNLPTVLVYGHYDVQPPDPMELWTSPPFEPVIKTTEIHPEGAIFARGACDDKGQMYMHVKAFEYMVSTNCLPCNVKFMIEGEEEIGSKSLSWFVERNQEKLKNDVILISDTGMISNQQPSITTGLRGLSYVEVEVTGPNRDLHSGLYGGAVANPINVLSKMIASLHDENNHITIPGFYDKVEELSAAERAEMAKAPFSLENYKKALDIDAVYGETGYVTNERNSIRPTLDVNGIWGGYTGEGAKTVIASKAFAKISMRLVPNQDWEEITELFTQHFLSIAPAGVTVEVKPHHGGQGYVTPIDSIGYRAANKAYTETFGVPAIPVRSGGSIPIVALFEKELKSKTILMGFGLDSDAIHSPNEHFGIFNYLKGIETIPLFYKYFVEMSK; from the coding sequence ATGGAAAATATAACTTCTTACGTTCAGGAAAATAAAGAACGTTTCATTAATGAATTAATTGAATTATTAAAAATACCATCAGTAAGTGCTGATACTGCTTACTCTCAAGATGTATTCGATACCGCCGATGCCGTAAAAGTAAGTTTAGAAAAGGCAGGTTGTGATTTAGTCGAAATTTGCGATACTCCCGGCTATCCAATTGTCTATGGCGAAAAAATCATCGATCCTAATTTACCAACCGTATTGGTGTATGGACATTATGATGTACAACCACCAGATCCAATGGAATTATGGACTTCTCCTCCATTTGAACCTGTAATCAAAACTACCGAAATTCATCCAGAGGGAGCTATTTTCGCTCGTGGAGCTTGCGATGACAAAGGACAAATGTACATGCATGTTAAAGCATTCGAATACATGGTTTCTACGAATTGCTTGCCTTGTAATGTAAAATTCATGATTGAAGGCGAAGAAGAAATTGGGTCCAAAAGTTTGAGTTGGTTTGTAGAACGCAACCAAGAAAAACTAAAAAATGATGTGATTTTAATTTCGGATACTGGAATGATTTCAAATCAACAACCCTCTATTACGACGGGCCTTCGTGGTTTGAGTTATGTTGAAGTGGAAGTTACAGGACCTAATCGCGATTTACATTCTGGGCTGTATGGTGGCGCTGTAGCTAATCCAATTAATGTATTGAGCAAAATGATTGCTTCATTACATGACGAAAACAATCATATTACCATTCCTGGCTTTTATGATAAAGTAGAAGAACTCTCTGCTGCCGAAAGAGCTGAAATGGCCAAAGCACCATTTAGTTTAGAGAACTACAAAAAAGCCTTAGACATTGATGCTGTTTATGGTGAAACAGGCTATGTAACTAACGAAAGAAACTCGATTCGCCCTACACTAGACGTGAACGGAATTTGGGGTGGTTATACAGGCGAGGGTGCCAAAACCGTTATTGCAAGTAAGGCTTTCGCCAAAATTTCAATGCGTTTAGTTCCAAATCAAGATTGGGAGGAAATCACCGAATTGTTTACCCAACATTTCTTGAGCATTGCTCCAGCAGGAGTAACTGTAGAAGTTAAACCGCACCATGGCGGACAAGGCTACGTAACTCCAATTGACAGCATTGGTTATCGCGCAGCAAATAAAGCTTACACCGAAACTTTTGGCGTTCCAGCTATTCCAGTTCGTTCTGGCGGAAGTATTCCAATTGTAGCCTTATTCGAAAAAGAATTGAAAAGTAAAACCATTTTAATGGGATTTGGATTGGACAGCGATGCCATTCACTCACCAAACGAACACTTCGGAATTTTCAACTACTTAAAAGGAATCGAGACTATTCCGTTGTTTTATAAGTATTTTGTTGAAATGAGTAAATAA
- a CDS encoding NAD(P)/FAD-dependent oxidoreductase, translated as MNQDFDILIVGGGAAGFFSAINIVERNPKLKVAILERGKEVLSKVRISGGGRCNVTHACFEPNELVKFYPRGEKELRGPFHQFGAGDTIEWFEKHGVELKIEDDGRMFPVSNSSQTIIDCFLNASKKLGISILTGQSVQSIFNTGGSDGNYWKIETQTETYLAEKLILATGSNPKIWDLLHTFGHAIVTPVPSLFTFNIKDSRIKELPGIATQATVKVKDTKLESTGPLLITHWGMSGPAILKLSAWGARILHDKNYQFTIEVNWLNDIESEEAEMLLKELKQEHAKKTVAKKSPFELQNRLWESLVLASGISNETKWADLSKIQLQNLANQLTKGLFQVNGKSTFKEEFVTAGGIDLKEINFKTMESKLHPNLYFAGEIVNIDAITGGFNFQNAWTSGFIVADAIIN; from the coding sequence ATGAATCAAGACTTTGACATACTAATTGTGGGAGGTGGTGCTGCAGGATTTTTTTCTGCAATCAACATTGTAGAACGCAATCCAAAACTCAAAGTGGCAATTCTTGAACGCGGAAAAGAAGTGCTTTCTAAAGTTCGTATCTCTGGAGGAGGACGTTGCAATGTTACCCACGCTTGTTTTGAACCCAACGAATTGGTCAAATTCTATCCTAGGGGCGAAAAAGAATTGCGTGGTCCATTTCATCAATTTGGGGCAGGGGACACAATTGAATGGTTTGAAAAACACGGAGTCGAACTGAAAATTGAGGACGATGGCAGAATGTTTCCTGTTTCCAATTCTTCTCAAACCATCATCGATTGTTTTTTAAATGCCAGTAAAAAATTAGGCATTTCTATCTTAACAGGACAAAGTGTCCAATCCATTTTCAATACCGGAGGCTCGGATGGAAATTATTGGAAAATTGAAACTCAAACTGAAACTTACTTAGCCGAAAAACTCATATTAGCTACAGGAAGCAATCCGAAAATATGGGATTTGTTACATACGTTTGGGCATGCCATTGTCACCCCTGTCCCTTCCCTATTTACCTTTAACATCAAAGATTCTAGAATCAAGGAATTACCTGGTATTGCCACCCAGGCAACTGTCAAAGTCAAAGACACAAAACTAGAATCGACAGGTCCTTTATTAATTACCCATTGGGGAATGAGTGGGCCAGCTATATTAAAATTATCGGCTTGGGGAGCGCGAATCTTACACGATAAAAACTACCAATTTACTATCGAAGTCAACTGGCTGAATGATATCGAATCTGAAGAGGCAGAAATGCTTTTAAAAGAGCTCAAACAAGAACATGCTAAAAAAACAGTGGCCAAAAAATCACCATTTGAATTACAAAATAGATTATGGGAAAGTTTAGTTTTAGCCTCAGGAATTAGTAACGAAACCAAATGGGCTGATTTATCAAAAATCCAATTGCAAAACTTGGCAAACCAACTCACAAAGGGTCTTTTTCAAGTCAATGGGAAAAGCACTTTTAAAGAAGAATTTGTCACCGCCGGTGGAATTGATTTAAAAGAAATCAATTTCAAAACCATGGAAAGCAAATTGCACCCTAACCTGTATTTTGCTGGTGAAATTGTCAATATTGATGCCATAACTGGCGGATTTAACTTCCAAAATGCGTGGACTAGTGGTTTTATAGTTGCAGATGCAATAATAAACTAA
- a CDS encoding diphosphomevalonate/mevalonate 3,5-bisphosphate decarboxylase family protein: protein MVTANDFIPAPYTKSIEKGVFQWSAPSNIALVKYWGKKENQVPANPSVSFTLNNCKTITQLAFAKRQNTNSNFSFDLLFEGKPKEDFKPKIQKFLERIESYLPFLKDYHFTIDTRNTFPHSSGIASSASGMAALAMNLMSLEKELNPAMTEDYFYQKASFLARLGSGSACRSVQGQVVVWGKQANIPGSSDLFGVEFPHTFHENFKNYQDTILLVDKGEKQVSSTLGHDLMHNHPFAERRFAQAHENLDQMISIFESGNVEQFIAVVESEALTLHAMMMTSMPYFILMKPNTLEIINRIWQFRNETKIPVCFTLDAGANVHVLYPNHVKEKVLQFIQDELVGYCQNGQYICDEIGIGSQLID, encoded by the coding sequence ATGGTAACCGCAAACGATTTTATTCCAGCTCCGTATACAAAGTCTATTGAAAAAGGTGTTTTTCAATGGAGTGCGCCAAGTAATATTGCCTTGGTAAAGTATTGGGGCAAAAAAGAAAATCAAGTTCCCGCTAATCCTTCGGTTAGTTTTACTCTGAATAATTGTAAAACAATTACCCAATTGGCTTTCGCCAAAAGACAAAATACCAATTCAAATTTTTCTTTTGACTTGCTTTTTGAAGGTAAACCGAAAGAGGATTTTAAACCAAAAATTCAGAAATTTTTGGAGCGAATTGAATCCTACTTGCCTTTCTTGAAAGACTACCATTTTACGATTGACACTCGAAATACTTTTCCGCACAGTTCTGGAATTGCTTCTTCTGCTTCAGGAATGGCAGCTTTGGCTATGAACCTGATGAGCTTGGAAAAGGAATTAAATCCCGCAATGACCGAAGACTATTTTTACCAAAAAGCTTCTTTCTTAGCGCGTTTAGGATCCGGTAGTGCTTGCCGAAGTGTACAAGGTCAAGTTGTCGTTTGGGGGAAACAAGCTAATATTCCTGGAAGTTCTGATTTGTTTGGAGTGGAATTCCCACACACTTTTCACGAAAATTTCAAGAACTACCAAGACACAATTCTACTAGTAGATAAAGGTGAAAAACAAGTATCGAGTACTTTGGGGCACGATTTAATGCACAACCATCCTTTTGCCGAAAGGCGATTTGCACAAGCGCATGAAAATTTAGACCAAATGATTTCGATTTTTGAATCAGGAAATGTAGAGCAATTCATCGCGGTTGTGGAGAGTGAAGCCTTGACACTACATGCTATGATGATGACTTCAATGCCTTATTTCATACTTATGAAACCCAATACTTTGGAAATTATCAATCGTATTTGGCAATTTAGAAATGAAACTAAAATTCCTGTTTGCTTCACTTTAGATGCTGGTGCCAATGTTCATGTTCTTTATCCAAATCATGTGAAAGAAAAAGTATTGCAATTTATTCAGGACGAATTAGTTGGCTATTGTCAAAATGGTCAGTATATTTGTGATGAAATTGGAATTGGCAGTCAATTAATTGATTAA
- a CDS encoding mevalonate kinase gives MKGPLFYSKILLFGEYGIIQDSKGLSIPYNFYNGALKSDVNPSEEAIASNGHLKRFVAHLKNLEIEQPDLVQFDLVTLEADVANGMYFDSSIPQGYGVGSSGALVAAIYDKYAQNKITVLENLTREKLLELKTIFSQMESFFHGKSSGLDPLNSYLSIPILINSKDNIEATGIPTQSLDGKGAVFLIDSGIVGETAPMVNIFMENLKDQGFRNMLKTQFVKYTDSCVENFLGGDMKSLFANTKKLSKVVLSHFKPMIPEEFHAIWQKGIDTNDYYLKLCGSGGGGYILGFTEDLERAKTSLKDYKLEVVYQF, from the coding sequence ATGAAAGGACCTTTATTTTATTCAAAAATATTACTCTTTGGTGAATACGGAATTATCCAGGACTCCAAAGGACTTTCTATTCCTTATAATTTTTATAATGGTGCTCTAAAAAGCGATGTAAATCCTTCTGAAGAAGCTATTGCTTCTAACGGACATTTGAAACGTTTTGTGGCTCATTTGAAAAATTTAGAAATCGAACAACCTGATTTAGTTCAGTTCGATTTAGTTACTTTAGAAGCTGATGTTGCAAACGGCATGTACTTCGATTCCAGCATTCCGCAAGGATATGGTGTGGGAAGTAGTGGTGCTTTAGTCGCTGCGATTTACGATAAATATGCTCAGAACAAAATCACCGTTTTAGAAAACTTGACGCGTGAGAAGTTATTGGAACTGAAAACTATTTTCTCCCAAATGGAGAGTTTTTTCCACGGAAAAAGTTCAGGTTTAGATCCTTTAAATAGTTATTTAAGCATTCCGATTTTAATCAATTCCAAAGATAATATCGAAGCTACTGGCATCCCTACACAAAGTTTGGATGGCAAAGGTGCTGTTTTCTTAATCGACTCTGGAATTGTAGGAGAAACTGCTCCGATGGTGAACATTTTCATGGAAAACTTAAAAGATCAAGGTTTCCGTAACATGCTAAAAACACAATTTGTAAAATATACCGATTCGTGTGTAGAGAACTTCTTAGGTGGCGATATGAAATCTTTGTTTGCCAACACTAAAAAATTATCCAAAGTGGTTTTGAGCCATTTCAAACCAATGATTCCGGAAGAATTCCATGCTATTTGGCAAAAAGGAATTGACACTAACGATTACTATTTGAAACTATGTGGTTCAGGCGGTGGTGGTTATATCTTAGGATTTACTGAAGATTTAGAACGCGCCAAAACTTCTTTGAAAGACTACAAGTTAGAAGTAGTCTACCAATTTTAG